CGACCGCAAGGCCATTGCCGCGTTTATTAAGACCCTTGATGTTTCAAGCGCCGTTAAAAAAGAATTGCTCAACATTTCCCCCGAAAATTATACGGGTATATGTAAATTTTAAGCCGGACAGGATCCATGCAAAGTAAAAAGACCGGTAAACTTCAGGCGGTAACAAAAGGTCAGGTGGAGGCTGAAATCAGCAACGCCCTCATTTCTTTTGAAAGGGAACATATGGGGCGCGGTCCGGTGGAGGCCAAAACGTATATTATTCAGGATATGGTGCTGATTCGACTAAAAGGCGTCCTGACGCCGGCAGAACGTCACCTGGCAATCGATGAGGAAGGAATCCAGCTGATCAAACAGGTGCGGACCAAACTGATGGAAAATGCCCATGCCATGCTCAAAGAGATCATTCATAAAATTACCGGGGTTTCCCCGGTGAGCCTGTACACGGACATCAGCACCAAAACGGGGGAGCGGTTTATTATCATCACATTTGAGGAAGAGCTGGAGGGCCGCTACCGCCTAAATTGAGCCAAAGGGGCATTTTGCAACGGTCTCATTAAACGGCTACCCCGTACTCCTTCCGGATGAACTCGATATTTTGCAGTGCATTTTCGTACTTTATTTTTCCATAGGTGTAATAATCAAAGGTGATTTTGGAGACGTTGAGCTGGAT
This window of the Desulfobacterales bacterium genome carries:
- a CDS encoding DUF2294 domain-containing protein, translating into MQSKKTGKLQAVTKGQVEAEISNALISFEREHMGRGPVEAKTYIIQDMVLIRLKGVLTPAERHLAIDEEGIQLIKQVRTKLMENAHAMLKEIIHKITGVSPVSLYTDISTKTGERFIIITFEEELEGRYRLN